In Phycisphaeraceae bacterium, a genomic segment contains:
- a CDS encoding sigma-70 family RNA polymerase sigma factor has product MGVVRTARKTNSARQLSVEDERLLNQILLREQDFIDSEAFYEDSAEEKIYDRAPDIQKPDTTWYHPVMDDLSATRTRTVKSAQQVILTGAEEKVLFHQFNYARYRVWKLQQEVKESPSRKPSPEQAEDILHWHCKADRIREQIAETNLALVLAMAKRTRMSEVDFADLVSEGNMALLRAVDKFDAGRGYKFSTYACRAILKAFSRQGMKLSKYRQRFPTDFDPKLEKSNYLETKRATFEKDAAEEVREIVLNNRADLTDVERTVIEHRFGLESDTGEKPMTLEQVGQIIGVTKERVRQIQNKAMEKIRLELEAKFLGTKEEPEPEELAEAASA; this is encoded by the coding sequence GTGGGTGTTGTGCGCACTGCCCGCAAGACGAACTCCGCCAGGCAACTGTCGGTCGAAGATGAGCGTTTGCTCAACCAGATCCTGCTGCGCGAGCAGGACTTCATCGACTCCGAAGCGTTCTATGAGGACAGCGCGGAAGAGAAGATTTATGACCGCGCGCCTGATATCCAGAAGCCTGACACCACATGGTATCACCCAGTGATGGATGACCTCTCGGCGACGCGCACGCGTACGGTCAAGAGCGCGCAGCAGGTCATTCTTACCGGGGCTGAGGAAAAGGTGCTGTTCCACCAGTTCAACTACGCGCGTTATCGCGTCTGGAAGTTGCAGCAGGAAGTCAAGGAAAGCCCGTCGCGCAAGCCCTCACCCGAGCAGGCTGAGGACATCCTGCACTGGCACTGCAAGGCCGACCGGATCCGTGAGCAGATCGCGGAGACGAACCTTGCGCTGGTGCTTGCGATGGCCAAGCGAACTCGGATGAGCGAAGTGGACTTTGCGGACCTGGTGAGTGAAGGAAACATGGCGCTGCTCCGCGCTGTCGACAAGTTCGACGCCGGTCGCGGATACAAGTTTTCGACCTATGCCTGCCGGGCGATTCTCAAGGCGTTCAGCCGCCAGGGGATGAAGCTGAGCAAGTATCGTCAGCGATTCCCCACCGACTTCGATCCGAAGCTCGAGAAGTCCAACTATCTCGAGACCAAGCGGGCGACGTTCGAGAAGGACGCTGCGGAAGAGGTCCGCGAGATCGTGCTCAATAACCGTGCCGATCTGACGGATGTCGAGCGGACGGTGATTGAACACCGCTTCGGACTCGAGTCGGATACGGGTGAAAAGCCCATGACGCTCGAACAGGTCGGACAGATCATCGGGGTCACGAAGGAACGCGTGCGTCAGATCCAGAACAAGGCGATGGAAAAGATTCGCCTTGAGCTCGAAGCCAAGTTCCTTGGAACCAAGGAAGAGCCCGAGCCGGAAGAATTGGCCGAGGCCGCTTCGGCCTGA
- the tadA gene encoding Flp pilus assembly complex ATPase component TadA yields the protein MTGSSMLNMHATLSAMEGFFLVGWWFALLVLPPILGWAWLVSTVFDKHAQRFFLGRDKWNLVHMLFGMAAVAVMVLLPIPGIVGFLVSYASMLAILALNIGIFVVVTNRDTERVPETARLKLDFSAMQARQQQKAAKKQAATVALSITGPDKKTVEAPGKETPEYEVRIAAEQFYINGARLGAYQLDLAPTKDGYQVSFLVDGVRQAGEKLATNNAVQIIDFWKAAAKLDVKDRRRRLTGQVSVKTEAETVPVRVMSMGSQGGMRLTMTLNPGVAVRRKADQLGLLDQQYEVVRALAAEGDGVVLLGAPGHNGRTTTLYAMLKLHDAYTSNVQTIEMEPQDSLEGIRQITFDPYKEGAEYSVTVRSVLRRDPDVVGIAELPDEATAREIAGSDVERSRTYVSLNVSEALAAVQVFVKAVGDPAKASACLRGVITQKLVRKLCENCRVPYQPTPDMLKKLGLPAEKVKQLFKKGGQVLIRNKPEICPVCQGIGYRGQTGLFEVFRIGPAEREMIKAQNWSGLRAEFRKQGLPTLNQAALRRAVEGATSIEEISRISSGGGSGGGGAKPAQPPVEGSQQAAAS from the coding sequence GTGACCGGGTCATCCATGCTCAACATGCACGCAACGCTTTCGGCGATGGAAGGTTTCTTTCTCGTCGGGTGGTGGTTTGCCCTTCTGGTCCTCCCTCCGATCCTTGGGTGGGCTTGGCTCGTGTCAACGGTGTTTGACAAGCACGCGCAACGGTTCTTCCTCGGGCGGGACAAGTGGAATCTTGTTCACATGCTGTTTGGCATGGCGGCGGTTGCGGTCATGGTGTTACTCCCGATTCCGGGTATCGTCGGGTTCCTGGTGTCGTACGCGAGCATGCTGGCCATTCTGGCGCTGAACATCGGAATCTTTGTGGTCGTGACGAATCGGGACACGGAGCGCGTGCCGGAGACGGCGAGGCTGAAACTTGATTTTTCGGCCATGCAGGCGCGGCAACAACAGAAGGCTGCCAAGAAGCAGGCTGCGACGGTTGCGTTGTCGATCACGGGTCCGGACAAGAAAACTGTCGAGGCGCCGGGCAAGGAAACGCCGGAGTACGAAGTTCGTATTGCGGCCGAACAGTTTTACATCAATGGCGCGCGGCTTGGCGCGTATCAACTTGATCTCGCCCCGACGAAAGACGGGTATCAAGTCAGTTTTCTCGTCGACGGCGTGCGGCAGGCGGGCGAGAAACTTGCGACGAACAACGCGGTGCAGATCATCGATTTCTGGAAAGCCGCTGCGAAGCTGGACGTTAAAGACCGCCGCCGCCGCCTGACGGGGCAAGTCAGCGTCAAGACTGAGGCTGAGACGGTTCCTGTGCGTGTGATGTCGATGGGTTCGCAAGGTGGAATGCGACTGACGATGACGCTCAACCCGGGTGTGGCGGTGCGTCGCAAGGCCGATCAACTGGGATTGCTCGATCAGCAGTACGAGGTGGTTCGAGCTCTCGCTGCAGAGGGCGACGGGGTGGTGCTGCTCGGCGCGCCAGGGCACAATGGCCGGACGACGACGCTGTATGCGATGCTCAAGTTGCACGACGCGTACACATCGAATGTGCAGACGATCGAGATGGAGCCTCAGGACTCGCTTGAAGGCATTCGGCAGATCACGTTCGATCCGTATAAGGAAGGTGCAGAGTATTCGGTGACGGTGCGGTCGGTGTTGCGGCGTGACCCTGACGTGGTGGGCATCGCCGAACTGCCGGACGAAGCGACGGCACGCGAAATCGCAGGCTCAGATGTCGAGCGTTCGAGGACGTATGTGTCGCTGAATGTGAGCGAGGCACTGGCAGCGGTGCAGGTGTTTGTGAAGGCGGTGGGAGATCCGGCCAAGGCGTCGGCCTGTTTGCGTGGCGTGATAACGCAGAAACTGGTGCGCAAGTTGTGCGAGAACTGCCGGGTGCCATATCAACCAACGCCGGACATGCTCAAAAAGCTCGGACTGCCTGCAGAGAAGGTCAAGCAGTTGTTCAAGAAGGGCGGGCAGGTGCTGATTCGAAACAAGCCGGAAATCTGCCCGGTGTGTCAGGGGATCGGATATCGCGGGCAGACAGGTTTGTTCGAGGTCTTCCGCATCGGTCCAGCCGAACGGGAGATGATCAAGGCGCAGAACTGGAGCGGGCTGCGAGCGGAGTTCCGCAAACAAGGCCTGCCGACATTGAATCAGGCGGCATTGCGTCGTGCCGTCGAAGGGGCGACAAGCATCGAGGAGATTTCGCGGATTTCTTCGGGAGGCGGATCGGGCGGCGGCGGGGCCAAGCCGGCGCAGCCTCCGGTCGAAGGTTCACAACAGGCAGCCGCGTCGTAA
- the ribB gene encoding 3,4-dihydroxy-2-butanone-4-phosphate synthase, which produces MYSSVEDILDDLRAGRMIVLTDDEDRENEGDLVLPAQFIDPAAVTFMLTNARGYLCLSMTEADCDRLDLVPQVQTNTSVRGTPFTVSIDGHPKHGLTTGVSARERARTIALMLDPSTGPSDFVRPGHINPLRSRDGGVLVRIGQTEGSIDLCRLAGLYPAAAIIEIMGDDGEMLRGASLEAFCKTHNIRMCSVRQIIEHRLGRSQLVERLGPTEGNVIRTPQGVFTLRAFRSPVDPLPHLALTVGDIGRIDDDGMVALCAEPTLVRVHRRDLLGDIFDDLDSSQRSSTGQMLRASMRMIQREGRGAIVYLRPSGSAGDLSGELTRLLDRSDHDAPLRSVGTSMLEYGIGSQILRALGLSRLRLITNSTTDYPQLQAFGLEIVERVVVPQAELLDRSTSADQSSL; this is translated from the coding sequence ATGTACAGTTCGGTTGAAGACATCCTTGATGACCTGCGTGCCGGACGCATGATCGTGCTCACCGACGACGAAGACCGCGAGAACGAGGGGGATCTCGTCCTCCCCGCCCAGTTCATCGACCCGGCTGCGGTGACGTTTATGCTCACGAACGCGCGGGGCTATCTCTGCCTGAGCATGACCGAGGCCGATTGCGATCGACTCGATCTGGTGCCTCAAGTTCAGACCAACACCTCCGTGCGAGGCACACCATTCACCGTCTCGATTGACGGGCACCCAAAGCATGGCCTGACAACTGGTGTCTCGGCGCGCGAGCGAGCACGAACCATCGCACTCATGCTCGACCCATCGACCGGGCCTTCCGATTTCGTCCGCCCGGGGCACATCAACCCGCTGCGCAGTCGCGACGGAGGCGTACTGGTTCGTATAGGACAGACCGAGGGATCGATCGACCTTTGCCGACTCGCGGGTCTTTATCCCGCAGCGGCGATCATCGAGATTATGGGCGACGACGGTGAGATGTTGCGAGGCGCCAGCCTCGAAGCGTTCTGCAAGACTCACAACATCAGAATGTGCTCGGTTCGGCAAATCATAGAGCATCGCCTTGGGCGCTCGCAACTTGTCGAGCGGCTGGGACCGACCGAAGGGAATGTGATCCGCACGCCCCAGGGCGTGTTCACGCTGCGGGCGTTCCGTTCGCCAGTTGATCCATTGCCCCACCTGGCACTGACTGTGGGCGACATCGGGCGCATTGACGATGATGGCATGGTTGCTCTGTGTGCCGAACCGACGCTCGTGCGTGTGCATCGCCGCGATCTGCTCGGCGACATCTTCGATGATCTCGATTCGAGCCAGCGTTCATCAACCGGGCAAATGCTTCGAGCGTCGATGCGCATGATTCAGCGCGAGGGGCGCGGCGCGATTGTCTATCTTCGCCCCAGTGGGTCGGCGGGCGATCTCTCGGGCGAACTCACACGCCTGCTCGATCGTTCGGACCACGACGCGCCACTCCGCTCAGTCGGCACCAGTATGCTCGAATACGGCATCGGGAGCCAGATTCTGCGCGCTCTGGGCTTGAGCCGCCTGCGCCTGATCACAAACTCCACCACCGACTATCCGCAACTGCAGGCCTTCGGGCTCGAAATTGTTGAGCGCGTCGTTGTGCCTCAGGCCGAACTCTTGGATCGCAGCACATCTGCCGATCAATCGAGCTTGTAG
- a CDS encoding CvpA family protein, whose protein sequence is MILNLIVLALVALVAYLWSIKGFFSSFLHMVCVIIAGAVAFGVWEPASIMVLNMAPTRGPLASLSGNAWGIGLLLPFAVSLLLLRVVTDKFIRANVNQATLVNYIGGGACGVVSGILAVGIMVIGFGSFRFTDSTMGMGYKPIWHTSERATKGGSLVDQGGLWVPADKLTGMFYSHLSQASFSAPEPLSKWHPQPHLEGPSSRLTYNDGATRNTLRPRDVEFRGMYIVGKEDGTSPANELLIDSFTPDAQKYVNIKGEPVPAGKLLGVKFELGSEAKESTGQHMISPGQLRLLVEPLDAAGRPTGEPSINIFPVALISQGDSAVADSYGRWRFDAEGLHVSSVGGGSSALMSAEFLVPARTRPIALYVKNTRLRLDNVAEESARFGSASMRDAQIRAGTILRSARMTTLDRSRAVRIGESDISTSGGNTVIVISTRLSMQRAFQTAQKRSLDLNDNRRIVSGVGSWTPAEVSRGRDIAQNLKVDRFYVPDGTLMVQVDVGPGSAGSLLGEVGRNAGANDAYYLIDTQGTAYQAIGYIYEDKNRYDIRYMPGQPINGVADLAVPGLSGVRDDQKLTLLFAVSRGVQLQSFVIGDKVVFELEKPRLLDDRVD, encoded by the coding sequence ATGATTCTGAATCTCATCGTTCTGGCACTGGTGGCGTTGGTGGCCTACCTCTGGTCGATCAAGGGTTTCTTTTCGTCGTTCCTGCACATGGTGTGCGTGATCATCGCGGGTGCGGTGGCGTTCGGCGTGTGGGAGCCGGCCTCGATCATGGTTCTGAACATGGCACCGACGCGCGGGCCTCTGGCATCGTTGTCGGGCAACGCATGGGGAATTGGGCTGCTGCTGCCATTCGCGGTGTCGCTGCTGCTGCTGCGCGTTGTGACGGACAAGTTCATAAGGGCCAACGTCAATCAGGCGACGCTCGTGAACTACATCGGTGGCGGCGCGTGTGGTGTTGTCTCGGGCATTCTGGCGGTTGGGATCATGGTCATCGGGTTTGGTTCGTTCCGCTTTACCGACTCAACAATGGGCATGGGCTACAAGCCGATCTGGCACACCTCGGAGCGAGCGACCAAAGGTGGAAGTCTGGTCGATCAGGGAGGGCTGTGGGTGCCAGCGGACAAGCTCACTGGCATGTTCTACAGCCATCTGTCGCAGGCATCGTTCAGCGCGCCCGAGCCGCTCTCGAAGTGGCACCCTCAGCCTCATCTCGAAGGCCCGAGCTCGCGCCTGACTTACAACGACGGGGCAACACGCAACACATTGCGCCCGCGCGATGTCGAGTTCAGAGGAATGTACATCGTTGGCAAGGAAGACGGAACGTCGCCTGCGAATGAACTGCTCATCGATTCATTTACCCCTGATGCGCAGAAGTACGTGAACATCAAGGGCGAACCTGTGCCCGCGGGCAAGTTGCTGGGCGTGAAGTTCGAACTTGGCAGCGAAGCGAAGGAATCGACGGGTCAGCACATGATCAGCCCGGGGCAGTTGCGTCTGCTGGTCGAGCCGCTCGATGCAGCGGGCCGGCCGACGGGCGAGCCTTCGATCAATATTTTTCCAGTAGCACTGATCAGTCAGGGGGATTCGGCGGTTGCGGATTCGTACGGCCGGTGGCGTTTCGATGCTGAGGGGCTGCATGTGTCGTCGGTGGGCGGTGGTTCGAGCGCTCTGATGTCGGCCGAGTTTCTGGTGCCGGCTCGGACGCGACCGATCGCGCTGTATGTCAAGAACACGCGACTTCGACTCGACAACGTCGCGGAAGAGTCCGCTCGCTTCGGCAGCGCCAGCATGCGTGACGCGCAGATTCGCGCCGGAACGATTCTGCGCTCGGCTCGTATGACGACCCTCGATCGCTCGCGCGCGGTGCGCATCGGCGAATCGGACATCAGCACCAGCGGCGGTAACACTGTGATCGTCATCTCGACGCGACTGAGTATGCAGCGCGCGTTTCAGACGGCCCAGAAGCGAAGCCTTGATCTGAACGACAACCGTCGCATTGTTTCGGGTGTTGGATCCTGGACTCCGGCCGAGGTGAGCCGAGGACGCGACATTGCACAGAATCTGAAGGTGGATCGGTTTTACGTCCCGGATGGTACGTTGATGGTGCAAGTTGACGTTGGGCCTGGTTCGGCGGGGAGTTTGCTCGGCGAAGTCGGGCGCAATGCGGGAGCCAATGACGCGTACTACCTGATTGACACGCAGGGTACGGCGTATCAGGCGATCGGATACATCTACGAAGATAAGAACCGCTACGACATCAGGTATATGCCGGGGCAGCCGATCAACGGAGTGGCAGACCTTGCGGTGCCGGGGTTGTCAGGCGTGCGCGACGATCAAAAACTCACCCTGCTGTTTGCCGTATCGCGTGGGGTTCAGTTGCAGTCGTTCGTGATTGGAGACAAGGTAGTCTTTGAACTCGAAAAGCCTCGCCTGCTTGACGATCGCGTCGATTGA
- a CDS encoding DUF1569 domain-containing protein — protein MVNTRKAPRRELRFETLSDLQVELNQLQSALDRGTLTHTGNWTPGQNFEHVGKFFKCSMDGFEASAPWIMRFAATLLFKKRALGGEPMPAGLPLPKQASSLLPSPSVSDHDGLAFLQQQIDRLRAGERMTHPSPIFGPLTHDEWMTIQLKHAAMHLGFLKDAQTA, from the coding sequence ATGGTCAACACCCGCAAGGCACCTCGACGTGAACTCCGATTCGAGACTCTCTCCGACCTTCAGGTCGAACTCAACCAATTGCAGTCCGCATTGGATCGCGGAACACTGACACATACCGGTAATTGGACCCCGGGGCAGAACTTTGAGCATGTCGGGAAATTCTTCAAGTGCTCTATGGATGGATTCGAAGCCAGCGCCCCGTGGATCATGCGTTTCGCAGCCACGCTGCTTTTCAAGAAACGGGCCCTCGGCGGCGAACCCATGCCCGCAGGGCTTCCCCTGCCGAAACAGGCATCATCCCTGCTTCCCTCTCCATCCGTCTCCGATCACGATGGCTTGGCGTTTCTCCAGCAACAAATCGATCGGCTCCGGGCTGGTGAGCGGATGACCCATCCCAGCCCGATCTTTGGCCCGCTGACTCACGATGAGTGGATGACCATTCAACTCAAGCACGCAGCCATGCATCTTGGATTTCTCAAGGACGCCCAGACCGCCTGA
- a CDS encoding PilT/PilU family type 4a pilus ATPase — translation MTANPGRRTRAQVGSVGYAQRREDGSWDDVPTSDTRAQLKDLHVERRLDTGGRVFMSLSSETPTDAADVGHVAPLVIEQRKDPHSTRWGKFLQATIKFKASDLIMKSGQSPKVRLRGALKPLDTEPVTAEEFIQIAKHILTPEQFRDLHKFGSVDFAYDYDDENRFRVNLFQARGRLSVAARLITSNILPFEGLYLPPIMSEIAMQPQGIVLLCGVTGSGKSTTIASMLDFVNARKPVHIVTLEDPIEYIFTDRKATINQREIGIDCLDFKTGLRALVRENPDIVLVGEMRDNETFSAALHAAETGHLVYGTIHASSTTQTFSRIYGLFPPEEVEEVRKILGYQMRAFVYQKLLPTLHEHIHRIPAIEILINNAVVRTHILEGREGELREFINSVEARKTGMVDFNQSLVELVENEFIHMRVALEASPNVDELNMRLKKLG, via the coding sequence ATGACGGCAAACCCCGGACGCAGGACGCGTGCACAAGTCGGATCGGTCGGCTACGCTCAAAGGCGCGAGGATGGGTCGTGGGATGACGTGCCAACGTCAGACACTCGCGCACAACTCAAGGATCTGCATGTCGAGCGCAGGCTCGACACAGGAGGACGCGTTTTCATGTCTCTGAGTTCCGAAACACCGACCGACGCGGCAGACGTCGGACATGTTGCACCGCTCGTCATTGAGCAACGCAAAGACCCGCACTCCACTCGGTGGGGAAAGTTCCTTCAAGCCACGATCAAGTTCAAGGCTTCGGACCTGATCATGAAGTCAGGGCAATCGCCCAAGGTGCGCCTGCGTGGTGCGCTCAAGCCTCTGGACACTGAGCCGGTGACGGCTGAGGAGTTTATCCAGATTGCCAAGCACATCCTGACCCCGGAACAGTTCAGGGATCTGCACAAGTTCGGGTCGGTGGACTTTGCGTACGACTACGACGACGAGAACCGTTTTCGCGTGAACCTGTTTCAGGCTCGCGGGCGTCTGTCAGTTGCGGCCCGACTGATCACGAGCAATATTCTGCCGTTCGAGGGGCTGTACCTTCCACCGATCATGTCCGAGATCGCGATGCAGCCTCAGGGCATCGTGCTGCTCTGTGGCGTGACGGGTTCGGGCAAGTCGACGACGATTGCGTCGATGCTCGATTTTGTGAACGCTCGCAAGCCGGTGCACATTGTGACGCTGGAAGACCCGATCGAGTACATCTTCACGGATCGCAAGGCCACGATCAATCAGCGCGAGATCGGGATTGACTGCCTGGACTTCAAGACCGGTCTGCGGGCACTGGTGCGTGAGAACCCGGACATTGTGCTGGTGGGTGAAATGCGTGACAACGAGACGTTCTCTGCGGCGTTGCATGCAGCTGAGACGGGCCACCTGGTGTACGGAACGATCCACGCTTCGAGCACGACGCAGACGTTCAGCCGCATCTACGGGTTGTTCCCGCCTGAGGAAGTGGAAGAAGTCCGCAAGATTCTGGGATATCAGATGCGTGCGTTTGTGTATCAGAAGCTGCTTCCGACGTTGCACGAGCACATTCACCGGATTCCCGCGATCGAGATCCTGATCAATAACGCTGTTGTGCGGACCCACATCCTGGAAGGTCGCGAGGGTGAATTGCGGGAGTTCATCAACTCGGTCGAAGCACGCAAGACTGGGATGGTGGACTTCAACCAGTCGCTGGTGGAGTTGGTGGAGAACGAGTTCATCCATATGCGCGTCGCGCTCGAGGCAAGCCCGAACGTGGACGAGTTGAATATGAGGCTGAAGAAGCTCGGATGA
- a CDS encoding calcium/sodium antiporter, translated as MFSVLLLVVGLGLLIVGGELLVRGATALARRLRIAPVIIGLTVVAFGTSTPELVVNLAAAFRGQSEIGFGNIIGSNIANIGLLLGMTALYRPLAVHRSIVSREIPMLVLASVAAAVLGLNAFLDGASDSFARSDGLILLLLFAVFLYYTINDAIGQRQSDVIIDAEPQESAAHMRGLMIAACIFGGLAVMVVGGELTVRGGSDLARSIGVPEVVIGLTLIAVGTSLPELATSVVAARRGSTDMAVGNIVGSNIFNLLFIWGITTTIAPSDVPVGGVVDLLVMTGFALILLPMARSGRTISRIEGGVLMALYGCYIAWLAMR; from the coding sequence ATGTTCAGCGTGCTCTTGCTGGTCGTCGGCTTGGGACTGCTCATCGTTGGCGGCGAACTGCTCGTGCGCGGCGCAACGGCGTTGGCGAGGCGATTGCGGATCGCTCCGGTCATCATCGGATTGACGGTTGTGGCATTCGGCACCAGCACGCCGGAACTCGTGGTCAATCTGGCAGCGGCGTTTCGCGGTCAGAGCGAGATCGGTTTTGGCAACATCATCGGGTCAAACATCGCCAACATCGGTTTACTGCTCGGCATGACCGCGCTGTATCGGCCGCTCGCCGTGCACCGCTCGATTGTCAGCCGCGAGATTCCGATGCTCGTGCTGGCGAGCGTTGCAGCGGCAGTGCTCGGGCTTAACGCCTTTCTAGATGGGGCGAGCGATTCGTTCGCGCGCAGTGACGGGCTGATCCTGCTGCTCCTCTTTGCCGTATTTCTGTATTACACCATCAATGATGCGATCGGGCAGCGCCAGAGCGATGTGATCATCGACGCGGAGCCTCAGGAGTCAGCAGCCCATATGCGTGGGCTGATGATCGCAGCGTGCATATTCGGCGGTCTGGCGGTTATGGTCGTGGGCGGAGAATTGACCGTGCGCGGCGGGTCCGATCTGGCTCGGTCAATCGGTGTGCCGGAGGTTGTGATCGGGCTGACGCTGATTGCCGTAGGTACGAGTCTGCCCGAGCTTGCAACAAGCGTTGTCGCGGCCCGTCGCGGCAGCACCGACATGGCGGTCGGAAATATCGTGGGGTCGAACATCTTCAATCTGCTATTCATCTGGGGAATCACGACAACGATCGCGCCGAGCGATGTGCCTGTGGGCGGGGTAGTCGACTTGTTGGTGATGACGGGTTTTGCGTTGATTCTGCTGCCGATGGCACGATCGGGCCGCACCATCTCGCGCATCGAAGGCGGCGTGTTGATGGCGTTGTATGGGTGCTACATCGCGTGGTTGGCCATGCGATGA
- a CDS encoding GTP cyclohydrolase I FolE2, with protein MGTPRASNPMPDVQASRDARLVAIDRVGVKDVTYPIRLRTKDGKEQTTVASINMYVALPHTQKGTHMSRFLEVLNEHAGEPITPEDIPMITHAIKERLEAEEAHLEVGFTYFVTKFAPVTRQPGLMNYEVRFECTANGETDFILSVSAPATSLCPCSKEISEYGAHNQRCRISADIRFDGLVWIEDLVEHLESAASHPVYAVLKRPDEKYVTEKAFDNPKFVEDIVRDLSLTLDGDERIRWYRINSENFESIHSHNAYAQLTRDKRAEQSV; from the coding sequence ATGGGTACACCTCGCGCTTCAAATCCGATGCCGGATGTTCAGGCTTCTCGCGATGCCAGACTCGTCGCGATTGATCGGGTGGGCGTCAAGGACGTGACATATCCGATTCGTTTGCGCACGAAGGACGGCAAGGAGCAGACCACGGTCGCGTCGATCAATATGTATGTTGCGCTGCCGCACACGCAGAAGGGCACGCACATGAGCCGGTTCCTGGAGGTGCTCAACGAACACGCTGGCGAACCGATCACGCCTGAGGACATTCCGATGATCACGCATGCGATCAAGGAGCGGCTTGAGGCTGAAGAAGCACACCTTGAAGTCGGTTTCACATACTTCGTCACGAAGTTCGCACCGGTGACAAGGCAACCCGGGCTGATGAACTATGAAGTGCGTTTCGAGTGCACCGCCAATGGGGAGACGGATTTCATTTTGAGCGTTTCTGCACCGGCGACGAGCCTGTGCCCGTGTTCGAAGGAGATTTCGGAGTACGGCGCGCACAACCAGCGCTGCCGCATTTCGGCCGATATCCGCTTTGATGGACTGGTCTGGATCGAGGATCTGGTCGAGCATCTGGAGTCGGCGGCTTCTCATCCGGTGTATGCGGTGCTCAAGCGCCCGGACGAGAAGTACGTCACGGAAAAGGCCTTCGATAACCCTAAGTTTGTCGAGGATATCGTGCGCGATCTTTCGCTCACGCTTGATGGGGACGAACGCATCCGGTGGTATCGCATCAACTCGGAGAACTTCGAGTCGATCCACAGCCATAACGCCTATGCGCAGCTCACGCGCGACAAACGGGCCGAGCAGAGCGTCTGA
- a CDS encoding superoxide dismutase, translated as MGFTLPELPYAPTSLEPHIDARTMEIHHGKHHATYVSKLNEAIEGTDWAHRPIEDLMQHIGDLPKDKFMAVRNHGGGHYNHSLFWKVMAPLGQGGGDKPSGDLAIAITKSFGGLDEFRKAFSDAAAARFGSGWAWLVVRNGSLAVCSTANQDNPLMGDAVAGCSGTPILGLDVWEHAYYLHYQNRRPDYVTAWWNVVNWGEVARRFQEAMKR; from the coding sequence ATGGGCTTCACACTCCCAGAACTGCCCTACGCCCCCACGAGTCTCGAGCCGCACATCGATGCACGCACGATGGAGATTCACCACGGCAAGCACCACGCGACGTACGTCAGCAAGCTGAATGAAGCCATCGAAGGCACTGATTGGGCGCATCGTCCGATCGAAGACTTGATGCAGCACATCGGGGATCTTCCGAAAGACAAGTTCATGGCTGTCCGCAACCACGGCGGCGGGCATTACAACCATTCGCTCTTCTGGAAGGTCATGGCACCGCTCGGGCAAGGCGGCGGAGACAAACCTTCGGGTGATCTGGCCATCGCTATCACCAAGTCCTTTGGCGGGCTTGATGAGTTCCGCAAAGCCTTTTCGGACGCTGCTGCAGCACGCTTTGGCTCGGGTTGGGCGTGGCTGGTTGTGCGTAACGGGTCACTGGCGGTGTGTTCGACTGCCAATCAGGACAACCCGCTCATGGGAGACGCGGTCGCTGGGTGCAGCGGGACGCCGATTCTCGGGCTGGATGTGTGGGAGCATGCGTATTACCTGCACTACCAGAATCGCAGACCGGATTACGTCACTGCGTGGTGGAACGTCGTGAACTGGGGCGAAGTTGCGAGGCGGTTCCAGGAAGCCATGAAGCGTTGA